The segment GGTCTTACCCGCAGGCCAAAGGGAAAGGCATTGCCAACCCAATCGCTACCATTCTTTCAGTGGCCATGATGCTGGAGCATTTCGGGATGCAGGAAGAAGCAGACCTGGTGAAGGAAGCCGTAGATTACACCTTAGACAAAAACGTGCTGACCCCAGAACTCAGAGCTGATCATCCGTTTACCACCGAGCAAGTGGGCGCGTTCATCGCCAACTATGTGCAGGAAGGCGGCGAGAGTTTCCGGCACCTGAAGAACATTGAGATTGGCATCAGTACCATCATCTAAAAGAACCAATTTCAGGCTTGTTTTTGAGATAACAGGCCTGAAACAACCAAAAGCTTGAGCACCGTCCAGATGCGACACCGATTTATTATTTCAATTCTTGTCATTCGTCCTCTGCCGCAAGGTGGGTAGGAACGGTCTCTTACAATCTTTTAGAGCCTTTCTCACCACCCGGTAGATAGGCTCTTTTTTTAGAAAAACACCTCCAAAACACTGCATAACGAACCATGGCTTTAAATAAATACAGCAGCATCTACACCAAAGACGACAGCCTTCCGGCCTCTCAGGCCATGCTCATCGGGTCTGGTATCCCAGAGGCAGATCTGCGCAAACCGTTTGTGGGCATCTGCTCTACTGGTTTTGAAGGGAACACCTGTAACATGCACCTGAATGGATTGGCTGATGCCGTGAAAATGGGCGTGCAGGCAAACGGCATGGTTGGGCTTCGGTTCAACACCATTGGCGTGAGCGACGGCATCACCAACGGTAACGCCGGGATGCGCTTCTCTTTAGTTTCCAGAGAGTTGATCGCCGATTCTATTGAAGCCATGGCTGGAGCCCACTACTATGATGCTGTAGCTACCGTGGTGGGATGTGACAAGAACATGCCAGGTGCTTTGATTGCCATGGCGCGTCTGAACCGCCCGTCACTCATGGTGTACGGAGGTACCATTAAAGGAGGGGAGTACAAAGGCCAGAAGCTGAACATTGTGTCTTGCTTTGAGGCTTATGGTAAAAAACTGAACGGCGCTATCTCTGACGAAGACTATAGAGGAATCATCCGGAATGCGTGCCCGGGTCCGGGTGCCTGCGGAGGGATGTACACGGCCAACACCATGGCCGCGGCTATCGAGACGTTGGGCATGAGCCTCCCATTCTCTTCTTCCTCCACGGCGGTAAGCGCCGAGAAAAACCAAGAAGCCCTGGATACCGGCGCGTACATCCTGCAACTGTTAGACAAAGACATTAAGCCCCGTGACATTCTTGTGCGCGAGGCCTTTGAAAATGCTTTGGTGATGATTACCGTGTTAGGTGGTTCTACCAACGCCGTGCTTCACCTGATTGCCATTGCCCACGCGGCGGGTGTAAAACTGACCATGGAAGATTTCCAGGAGGTAAGCAACCGAGTACCGGTGCTCGCCGACCTGAAGCCAAGCGGGAAATACCTGATGGAAGACCTTTCTGCTTTGGGCGGAGTACCCGCCGTGCAGAAGACCTTATTGGAAGCTGGTTTGCTGAAAGGCGATCTGATGACCGTTACCGGTAAAACAATGGCCGAGAACTTAGTAGATGTAAAGCCCCTAGGCGAGGAGCAGGATCTATTGAGACCGCTTTCTAACCCCATCAAAGCAGACGGCCATATCCAGATCTTATATGGTAACCTGGCTACTAAAGGCGCAGTGGCGAAAATCTCCGGCAAAGAAGGCCTTCGTTTTGAAGGACCAGCCATTGTCTTCAACTCAGAAGAAGACCTGAACGAAGGCATTACCCTTGGCAAGATTCAAGCAGGCCAGGTAGTGGTAATCCGCTACGTGGGCCCTAAAGGCGGACCAGGGATGCCGGAAATGCTGAAACCAACGTCCGCCATTATGGGTGCTGGGTTAGGCGATAAAGTAGCCTTAATTACAGACGGAAGATTTTCTGGTGGCACGCACGGATTCGTGATCGGCCACGTTTGCCCGGAAGCCTATGACGGCGGCACCATTGCTTTAGTAGAAGACGGTGACTGGATCGTGCTGGATGCGAGTACCAACACCATGGATGTGCAGGTAGACGAGGCCGAGTTAGCCCTCAGAAGAAGCCAATGGCAAAGACCTAAGCCAAATGTGCAAGGGGGAGTGCTGTTGAAATATATCAGAACCGTGAGTGATGCCAGCCACGGATGTATCACCGATTTACAGGAAGAAGCCTATGTTAACGCAAGAGAAACAAGTCCCAGCCTTGCCTGAAACAGACACTCTGCTTAGCGGAGGTCAGGCCTTATTGCACGCCCTTGTAGTAGAAGGGGTAGATACCATTTTCGGGTATCCAGGCGGAGCCATCATGCCCATCTATGATGCGCTGTATGACTTTGAGGGAGATCTGAAGCACGTGCTCGTGCGCCATGAGCAGGGTGGCATCCATGCCGGACAAGGCTACGCGCGTTCCTCGGGTAAAGTAGGTGTGGTGTTCGCCACCAGTGGCCCCGGAGCTACTAACCTGGTGACCGGCTTAGCCGATGCGCAGATAGACAGTACGCCTTTAGTGTGCATCACCGGTCAGGTGTTCGCGCACCTGTTAGGTACTGATGCGTTCCAGGAGGCCGACGTGATTGGGATTACTACCCCGGTCACCAAATGGAATTACCAGATCACCGATGCCACGGAGATCCCCGAGGTCATTGCCAAAGCGTTTCATATTGCCCGCACCGGTCGGCCTGGTCCGGTATTGATTGATATTACCAAGAACGCGCAGCTGCAGAAATTTAGCTTTCAGGGGTATACGCCTTGTAACCACATCCGCAGCTACCGGCCTAAGCCCATCGTGCGCAAAGAATACATTGAGCAAGCGGCAGAGCTGATCAACAGTGCTCAAAAGCCATTCGTGCTATGGGGACAAGGGGTGATGCTGGGTTCTGCTGAGCAGGAGTTCAAAGCGTTCATAGAGAAAACCGGCATTCCGGCTGCCTGGACCATCATGGGCGCCGGTGCCTTGCCAAGCGACCATCCGCAGAACGTGGGCATGTTGGGCATGCACGGAAACTACGGCCCCAACGTGATGACAAACGAGTGCGATGTCTTGATTGCGATAGGCATGCGCTTCGATGACCGCGTGACTGGTCGCCTGGACAAATACGCCAAGCAAGCCAAGATCATCCACTTGGACATTGACCCCGCTGAGATTGACAAGAACGTGAAGACCACCGTGCCTGTATGGGGCGACTGCAAAGAAACCCTGCCCTTGCTGACGCAATTGGTAGAAGCCAAGCAGCATACCGCCTGGCTGGAGCAATTCCGGGAATTTGAGCAGAAAGAAATTGACGCAGTGATTCGTGAGGAGCTGTTCCCGAGCAGTGGTGAGATGACCATGGGCGAGGCGATTCAGCAACTAAACGAACTCACCAAAGGCGAAGCCATCATCGTGACCGATGTAGGGCAGCACCAGATGGTGGCCTGCCGCTACGCCAAACTGAACCACACCCGCAGCAACATCACCAGCGGCGGCTTGGGAACTATGGGTTTTGCACTTCCGGCGGCCATCGGGGCTAAATTTGGGGCGCTGGATAGAACCGTAGTGGCTGTGATTGGCGACGGCGGTATCCAGATGACCATCCAGGAATTGGGCACCATCATGCAGAGCGGCATTGACGTGAAGATCATGATCCTGAACAACCAGTTCCTGGGCATGGTGCGGCAGTGGCAGGAGCTGTTCCATGAGCGTCGCTACTCCTTCGTGGACATCACCAGCCCAGATTACGTGCAGGTGGCCAAGGGGTACGGCATCGCCGGGCGCAGCATCAACCAGCGCGAAGACCTGACCAGTGCCCTGCAGGAAATGCTGTCGCACCCCGGATCCTTCCTGTTGGAAGTAATGGTGACCAAAGAGAACAACGTGTTTCCTATGGTGCCACAGGGCTGCAGCGTAAGCGAAATCAGATTGAAATAACGGTGCCTAACAGATAAGCATATGAGTGAGCAAGCGCCAATAGAACGGGAAGAATTCAACATCACGGTGTACACCGAGAACCACATCGGGTTACTCAACCGCATCGCGATGATCTTCTCCCGTCGCAAAATCAACATTGACAGCCTCAACACCTCGCCCAGCGAGATTGAAGGCATCCACCGCTTCAACATCGTGATTAACGAAACCGAAGAAGTGGTAAGCAAAATCGCCCGGCAGATTGAAAAGCAGGTGGAGGTATTGAAAGTGTACTACAACACCAACGAAGACGTGATCTGGCAGGAAATGGCGCTGTACAAAGTGCCTACTGACGTGATTGCCGAAAAAGCCAAAGTAGAACGCCTGCTCCGTGAAAATGGCGCGCGGGTGGTGGTGATCCGGAAAGACTACACCGTTTTTGAAACCACAGGCCATCGCGAGGAAACTGATAACCTGATCAAAGTTCTGCAGCCCTTCGGCTTGATTGAGTTTGTGCGGAGTGCCCGCATTGCCATCATCAAAGGCAGCGAAGGCTTCAACCGCAAACTCCGGGAGTTTGAACGCGCGGAACCTGGGCAGGAAGTCATAGAAAACGAGTTCTTGAACAGCCGCGAGAAAGTCTTCACCATGTAAGGCTTGAGGCTTTCTCAACAGAAGTATAGCGCCTGTTTTTAGGAAAACAGGCCAGAATAGACAAATAAGTAAATCAACTAATAACCCATAACAAACAGTAAAATGGCAAAGATCAATTTCGGCGGTGTAGAAGAAACCGTTGTCACCCGTGAAGAATACCCGTTGGCAAAAGCCCTTGAGTTTTTGAAGAATGAAACCATTGCCGTGATCGGATACGGGGTACAAGGCCCGGGCCAGGCATTGAACATGCGCGACAATGGCTTCAACGTGATCGTGGGGCAGCGTCAGGATTCTCCTTCATGGGAGCGCGCGAAGCAAGATGGTTTTGAGGAAGGCATCAGCTTGTTTTCCATTGAGGAAGCAGCCGAGCGCGGCACCATCATCTGCAACCTGTTGTCTGATGCCGGTCAAATTGCTGTTTGGCCAACCTTAAAAGAAAAGTTAACCCCTGGTAAAACCCTGTATTTCTCGCACGGTTTCGGGATCACCTTCAAAGAGCAAACCAACATTGTGCCACCGGCCGATGTGGATGTGATCCTGGTAGCTCCTAAGGGCAGCGGTACCAGCCTGCGTCGTTTGTTCCTGGCCGGTGGTGGCCTGAACTCTTCGTTCGCTGTGTTCCAGGATGCAACTGGTAAAGCCTATGAGAAAGCTGTTGCCATGGGCATCGGTGTAGGTTCTGGTTACCTGTTTGAGACTGATTTCAAAAAAGAAGTGTACTCTGATTTAACAGGTGAGCGTGGTGTATTAATGGGTGCCTTAGCGGGTATCATTGAGGCCCAGTACCAGGTGTTGCGTCAGCGCGGCCACTCTCCGTCTGAGGCCTTCAATGAGACCGTAGAAGAACTAACCCAAAGCCTAGTGCCCTTGGTAGGCGAGAACGGTATGGACTGGATGTTCAGTAACTGCTCGGTAACTGCCCAGCGTGGTGCTCTAGACTGGAAAGGCAGATTCAGAGAAGCCACTCTTCCGGTATTAAACGAACTGTATGACAGCGTAGCTTCCGGCAAAGAAGCAGAGCGTACCATCCAACGCGGCTCTACCCCAGGGTATCGCCAGGAACTGGAAGCCGAATTGAAAGAAGTTCGCGAATCTGAATTATGGCAAACCGGTGCGGTAGTACGTCAGCTCCGCAGCAAAGCCGAAGTAGCCGAGGAAGTTTAGTTTTAAGCTTAATCAAGAAGTGAATTCTTTAGGAGATGATTCTCCCCTTGAGGGGAGATAAAGAAGGGTGTTTACATTAGCTGGTTCGTGCGTTTTCTCAGTTATTAATGAGGCAGTTTCAAGCTAATCTGCAATAGAGGGTTATCAGCAATGCGTGCTCTCCTGTGTAAACACCCCTCTTCGCTCCCCTCAAGGGGAGAATCTCAAATTGATTACCCACTTCCAGTTTTTGCCTGTTTTTATCAGAACAGCCCCAAAACAGCCTTTTCACCCAGTACCATGCAGAAAGAGACAGCTCCCCTGGAAACCATTGTGGCGTTAGGGAACGTGGAGAAAGCCGCCAAAAACTTGAAAGGAGTCATTTACAAGACACCTTTGATGAAGAATCTGTGGCTTTCCCAAACCTACGGCGCCGACATTCACCTGAAGCGCGAAGACCTGCAGATTGTGCGTTCCTACAAAATCAGGGGGGCGTACAACAAGATGTCTACGCTGTCGCCGGAGGACCGCGAAAAGGAGATTGTCTGCTCCAGCGCCGGGAACCATGCCCAGGGCGTGGCCTATGCCTGTCAGCTGCTCGGGATTAAAGGTTACATCTTCATGCCCGCCCAGACACCCGCCCAGAAAGTGAGCAAGGTGCGGCTGTTCGGGAAGGAGTGGGTGGAGGTGGTACTTACCGGTGCCACATATGATGACACGTTCAAAGCCGCCAAGGAGTTCTGCGATGAGCGGGGCAGTACCTTCATTCCGCCGTTCGATGATATGGCGATCATTGAGGGTCAAGCCACCGTGGGACTTGAGATTTTCAAAGACGCAGATTTCACCATTGACTACCTGTTCATGCCTATTGGTGGAGGCGGGTTAGCCTCGGGCGTTTCCAGCGTCTTTAAGCAAGTAAGCCCCCAAACCAAACTCATTGGTGTGCAGCCGCAGGGCGCGCCGTCTATGTACAACTCCATCAAAGAGAACCAGCGTCAGGTCTTGACCAGCATTGACTCTTTTGTGGATGGCGCGGCGGTGAAATGCCCGGGTGAGTTGACCTTTGAGATCTGCCGTGAGTTGCTGGACCAGGTGGTGCTGGTGCCCGAAGGCCAGATTTGTGAAGACATCCTGAAGATGTACAACGAGGAAGGCGTAGTCCTGGAACCGGCTGGTACGCTTACCATTTCGGCGCTGAAAAGCTTTGCCGAGGAAATCAAAGGGAAGAACGTGGTCTGTGTCATCAGTGGCAGCAACAATGATATCACCCGCATGGAAGATATCAAGGAGCGGGCGCTGCAGCACCAAGGATTGAAGCACTACTTCATGGTGACCTTCAACCAAAAACCTGGCGCACTGCGCACCTTTGTGAACCGCGTGCTGCACCCCGAAGATGACATCATCCACTTTCAGTACATCAAGAAAAACAACAAAGAAAAAGGCCCCGTGTTTATTGGGGTGGAAGTGAAGCAGCCGCAGGATGTAGAAAACATTAAACTGCGGATGCTGGAGGAAGGCTTCGCCTACGAGTACCTCAACGGCAAGCAGGACTTCCTGAATCTATTTGTGTGAGCGTTAATTTCAGTTAGTTTATTGTTCGTTTAAGTTTGTTTCGTTTGTGTTGTGTAATGCCCCGCTCCCGCCATAGAGTGGGGTATTCTCATTTTAGAGCTTCCTGTTTTTAGCCTTGTTTTGATAAAAGACACAAAATCTAAAGTAAAGGAGAAGCAGCACCTAATTGCTTCATTCCTCAATGGCTGAATCTTACAGCTAACCCTCCTTCGTATTTCGTCCCCCTTTGAAGGGGGTAGGGGGATGATTACTCCTGCAGATTACTACATCTTCAAGTAGCGTTTCTTTCTATCCTAGTAGCTACTGCGGTTACTTCTTATAATTGCTTTGTCATCCCCCAACCCCCTTCTAAGGGGGACGAACAGGTATTGTGCTCTCTTCCGCAGCAAGAGAAGGTCTTTAATGAATATTATTCCCATCTAAGCAGCCCTGCGCTTTCATCTTGTTTCCCGAAAAGTAATTCTAAAACAGGAGCTTACTTTCCTCCAATTTCCCTCTAAACATTGCGGTAACGAAAGGTTTATAATAAGGTAACCCCTCATTTGGCTCGCCTCAAAACAGGACCTAGTAGTTTTGAACTGTAAAAACTTTGTTCAAAATATGTTTACCCAAGAGTTTCTAGCTCCCCGTCAAAGTATTGGAGTGATAGGCCAAACAGCCTACTTTTCTTCCTTCCTCAACATTGTCGGCAATTCTTCTACGCCCGTTTCTGGTGCAATCATATTGTTCAGCTAATTCAATTATGAGAACATGTCTACTTCCCCTCTTTAAGAGGGTAAACCAATTTCCCCCAAAGTTGCTTC is part of the Rufibacter tibetensis genome and harbors:
- the ilvN gene encoding acetolactate synthase small subunit, translated to MSEQAPIEREEFNITVYTENHIGLLNRIAMIFSRRKINIDSLNTSPSEIEGIHRFNIVINETEEVVSKIARQIEKQVEVLKVYYNTNEDVIWQEMALYKVPTDVIAEKAKVERLLRENGARVVVIRKDYTVFETTGHREETDNLIKVLQPFGLIEFVRSARIAIIKGSEGFNRKLREFERAEPGQEVIENEFLNSREKVFTM
- the ilvD gene encoding dihydroxy-acid dehydratase codes for the protein MALNKYSSIYTKDDSLPASQAMLIGSGIPEADLRKPFVGICSTGFEGNTCNMHLNGLADAVKMGVQANGMVGLRFNTIGVSDGITNGNAGMRFSLVSRELIADSIEAMAGAHYYDAVATVVGCDKNMPGALIAMARLNRPSLMVYGGTIKGGEYKGQKLNIVSCFEAYGKKLNGAISDEDYRGIIRNACPGPGACGGMYTANTMAAAIETLGMSLPFSSSSTAVSAEKNQEALDTGAYILQLLDKDIKPRDILVREAFENALVMITVLGGSTNAVLHLIAIAHAAGVKLTMEDFQEVSNRVPVLADLKPSGKYLMEDLSALGGVPAVQKTLLEAGLLKGDLMTVTGKTMAENLVDVKPLGEEQDLLRPLSNPIKADGHIQILYGNLATKGAVAKISGKEGLRFEGPAIVFNSEEDLNEGITLGKIQAGQVVVIRYVGPKGGPGMPEMLKPTSAIMGAGLGDKVALITDGRFSGGTHGFVIGHVCPEAYDGGTIALVEDGDWIVLDASTNTMDVQVDEAELALRRSQWQRPKPNVQGGVLLKYIRTVSDASHGCITDLQEEAYVNARETSPSLA
- the ilvB gene encoding biosynthetic-type acetolactate synthase large subunit — encoded protein: MLTQEKQVPALPETDTLLSGGQALLHALVVEGVDTIFGYPGGAIMPIYDALYDFEGDLKHVLVRHEQGGIHAGQGYARSSGKVGVVFATSGPGATNLVTGLADAQIDSTPLVCITGQVFAHLLGTDAFQEADVIGITTPVTKWNYQITDATEIPEVIAKAFHIARTGRPGPVLIDITKNAQLQKFSFQGYTPCNHIRSYRPKPIVRKEYIEQAAELINSAQKPFVLWGQGVMLGSAEQEFKAFIEKTGIPAAWTIMGAGALPSDHPQNVGMLGMHGNYGPNVMTNECDVLIAIGMRFDDRVTGRLDKYAKQAKIIHLDIDPAEIDKNVKTTVPVWGDCKETLPLLTQLVEAKQHTAWLEQFREFEQKEIDAVIREELFPSSGEMTMGEAIQQLNELTKGEAIIVTDVGQHQMVACRYAKLNHTRSNITSGGLGTMGFALPAAIGAKFGALDRTVVAVIGDGGIQMTIQELGTIMQSGIDVKIMILNNQFLGMVRQWQELFHERRYSFVDITSPDYVQVAKGYGIAGRSINQREDLTSALQEMLSHPGSFLLEVMVTKENNVFPMVPQGCSVSEIRLK
- the ilvC gene encoding ketol-acid reductoisomerase, whose translation is MAKINFGGVEETVVTREEYPLAKALEFLKNETIAVIGYGVQGPGQALNMRDNGFNVIVGQRQDSPSWERAKQDGFEEGISLFSIEEAAERGTIICNLLSDAGQIAVWPTLKEKLTPGKTLYFSHGFGITFKEQTNIVPPADVDVILVAPKGSGTSLRRLFLAGGGLNSSFAVFQDATGKAYEKAVAMGIGVGSGYLFETDFKKEVYSDLTGERGVLMGALAGIIEAQYQVLRQRGHSPSEAFNETVEELTQSLVPLVGENGMDWMFSNCSVTAQRGALDWKGRFREATLPVLNELYDSVASGKEAERTIQRGSTPGYRQELEAELKEVRESELWQTGAVVRQLRSKAEVAEEV
- the ilvA gene encoding threonine ammonia-lyase IlvA, with the translated sequence MQKETAPLETIVALGNVEKAAKNLKGVIYKTPLMKNLWLSQTYGADIHLKREDLQIVRSYKIRGAYNKMSTLSPEDREKEIVCSSAGNHAQGVAYACQLLGIKGYIFMPAQTPAQKVSKVRLFGKEWVEVVLTGATYDDTFKAAKEFCDERGSTFIPPFDDMAIIEGQATVGLEIFKDADFTIDYLFMPIGGGGLASGVSSVFKQVSPQTKLIGVQPQGAPSMYNSIKENQRQVLTSIDSFVDGAAVKCPGELTFEICRELLDQVVLVPEGQICEDILKMYNEEGVVLEPAGTLTISALKSFAEEIKGKNVVCVISGSNNDITRMEDIKERALQHQGLKHYFMVTFNQKPGALRTFVNRVLHPEDDIIHFQYIKKNNKEKGPVFIGVEVKQPQDVENIKLRMLEEGFAYEYLNGKQDFLNLFV